A segment of the Chryseobacterium scophthalmum genome:
CCCATTTTTGGTTCTTATTGTTTATGTAATTTGAAAGTACATTGACCTGTGTTTTATCTAAAGTGTTTACAAGTTCGATATTTGTCGTAAATGTTTTGTTACCAGATTTTACCTTTAATGATTTTTGCGGAGAATTGTCTGGCCAAATAAGATTGTTTTGATAGGATGAAAGCTCGAATATTAACTTTTCACGATTAGAAACAGAAAGTAGCCTGCTTTTCTCATCGATGATCTGTGATACTTTTTTACCGTTAATTTCTGTGATGTGATCTCCTTTTTTGATGTTTGCTTTTGTACAAATCTCGGGAAATATGATGTCGGTAACCAAGAGATAATTGTCTACAATCTTATAATCGAAAGGGGAATAATAAGAAGCGTTAAACAAAAAATCGTTTCTGTAATTGAGTTCACGATAAAATTTAAAAGCATGACTGTCTTTCATTTTAGAAACGAGTTTTGCAAGGATGATCTCAAAATCTTTCCTTGAAGTTACTTTTGAGTTTTCGTTTAAACTATTTTTAAAATATTCCTCAAAACCTTTATCCATAATATATTTGTGAGGAAAAAGATAATCTACAACTCCCTGTATTTTTGCTAAAGCGAGTAAACGATATTCAACGGAAAGATTTTCGGTTTTTGGAAATGCATATTTTTTTTCGTCACTTACTAATTTCCCTTTTGGTAGGTTTTCAAAATTATAACGGTGATTGTAAATCGAGTTGAGTACCTCTTTATTTTCAGAGCTTATTTTTCTGTTTTTCTGAAACCAATTGAAGTTTTGATTTTTTGTAAAAACATCCTGTGATGTTTCAGCAGGAGCAGAAGCTATAAATTTTTTATTGAGTTTTCCTGTTAATTTTTCAACAATAGAATTAAAATCATCTTGTGAACTGATATTTTTCACATTCATCAAAAATAAACTGTCGGCATCAATTTTTCCGGTTGCTAAATCGGGATGATAATATTTAATGAAATTCCAGGTTTTGATGAAGTCATAATACTGATCTTTCTGAGCGAAAATGTATTGATGAAATAAAAAAAAGATAAGAAGAACTGATGTTTTTTTCATGGTGATAAGTAATTTTTAAAGATAACAGATATTTGTGAATTGAAAATATTTAAAATCAATAAGTTGAAACTTTTGTTTTTATTGCCATCAAAATAATAATCATATTAATCTTATGGGTAAAAATCCGAAAAATTTCCTTTCTCGAAATACAATGATGCCTCATTAAATTTAATTGAAATTTCACACACCAAAACTTTCAAAACCCGTAAATTTGTGGCACTAAAAAGTTATTCAATGTTTAGGAAAATTTCAATTGCTGCAGCTGCATTGCTGTCTGTAATTACAATCAATGCTCAGAAAAATAAAAACAATCAGGTTGATAGACCCAAATTGGTAGTAGGTTTGGTCATCGACCAGATGAGGTGGGATTATCTTTACCGATATTACAGCAAATACGGAAATGATGGTTTCAAAAGACTTTTAAATAAAGGATATTCTTTAAATAATGTGCACATTCCTTATGTTCCTACAGTGACAGCTTTAGGGCATACTTCGATTTATACAGGCTCGGTTCCAGCGATTCATGGGATTGCCGGAAATGACTGGACAGACAAAGAAACCGGTAAAAATGTGTACTGTACAACCGATGAAAACGTACAGCCTGTTGGTACAACCAATGTAAAAGTAGGAAGTCATTCTCCGAAAAATCTTTGGTCTACAACCGTTACAGACGAATTAAGATTAGCTACTAATTTTCAGGGGAAAGTAGTTGGAGTTTCTTTGAAAGACAGAGCTTCAATTCTTCCGGCCGGTCATACTCCAAATGGAGCGTATTGGTTTGACGATTCTACCGGAGATTTTATTACGAGTACTTATTATATGAATGACTTGCCTCAATGGGTAAAGTCTTTCAATTCACAAAACTTGCCGGATCAATTGGTTGCAAACGGTTGGAATACTTTATTGCCAATCAATCAATACACAGAAAGTTCGCCAGACAATTCTCCTTGGGAAGGGCTTTTAGGAAGTTCAAAAACTCCTGTTTTCCCCTACAGTAATTTGGCTGAAGATTATAAAACTAAAAAAGACAACATTCGTTACACGCCTTTCGGAAATACTTTAACTTTAAAATTAGCTGAAGCTTCTGTAGAAGGTGAAAATTTAGGAGCTGATGAAGTGACTGATATTTTAGCCATCAATTTAGCTTCAACAGATTATGCGGGACATAAATTTGGCCCAAACTCTATTGAAGTAGAAGATGTTTACCTGAGATTGGATCAGGATCTAGCTCAATTTTTCAAATATCTAGACGGAAAAGTTGGGAAAAACCAATACACCGTTTTTGTTTCTGCAGATCACGGTGGAGCACATTCTGTAGGTTTCCTGAAAGAACATAAAATCAATACAGGATTTTTTGGCGAAGGAATGGAAAAAAGCTTAAATGAAAAACTGAAAGCTAAGTTTGGAGTTGATAAATTAATTAACGGAGTAGATAATTATCAGATTTATTTCGATAGAAAATTAATGGCTGATAATAAGCTTGAGCTAGAAGATATTAAAGAATTTGCGATTAAAGAATTGGAAAAAGATCCAACAGTTTTATATGCAGTTTCTACAACAGAAGTACAGGAAGCAACAATTCCTGAGCCGATCAAACAAAGAATCATCAATGGAATCAACAGACAGAGAAGTGGCGATATTCAGTTGATCTCTCATGATTCTATGCTTCCTCCATACTCAAAAACAGGAACTACACACAGCGTTTGGAATTCTTACGACGCTCACATTCCTTTGATTTTTATGGGATGGGGAATTAAACATGGCGAAAGCAACAAACAATATCACATGACTGATATTGCACCAACGGTTTCAGCTTTGTTGCACATTCAGTTTCCAAGTGGAAATGTGGGTAATCCGATTACCGAAGTTTTAGGAAAGTAAAATAACTTTTATAAAAAAATATTAAAACAAAAATGCACTTACATTGTAGGTGCATTTTTGTTTTAATATGTAACAATCTTGTGATTAAATCTACTTATCACATCAAAAACTATATGGAAAACATTATAGAAATCAATAATCTCAATTTTGGTTTCGACAGTCAGAAGCTTATTCTGAAAAATGTGAATCTTAAAGTTCCAAAAGGTTCAATCTATGGTTTTCTCGGAGCAAACGGAGCCGGGAAATCTACTACGATGAGACTGATTATGGGATTGTTTAACGATAAAACCAATTCGGTAAAAGTTTTCAATCAGAATGTTTCTGAAATTTACCCCGAAGCTTTACAAAATATTGGTGCATTGATCGATTATCCGGCTTTCTACGATCATCTTTCTGGATATGATAATTTAAAAATTGTCTGCATTATCAAAAATCTGAATACTCAGACTATCGATGAGGTTCTGGAAACCGTTGGTCTTTCTCATGCCCGAAATATTAAAATGAAGAAATATTCTTTAGGGATGAAGCAAAGACTTGCGATTGCTTTAGCATTGATCAGTAATCCTGAACTTTTGGTATTGGATGAGCCTGTCAACGGATTAGATCCGAACGGAATGCTTGAAGTACGAGAATTACTCATTAAACTCAATCGTGAAAAGGGAGTCACTGTTTTCATATCAAGTCATTTATTGCTGGAAATCGATAAAATGGTAACGCATTTAGGAATTATCTCCAACGGCGAAATTAAATTTGAAGGAAGTAAAGAACAGCTTAATGATTTATATAAATTTCAAAAAACAAAATTTCATTTGAATGATGCTGAAAAATTTAATGATGTTTTAAAAAGCCAATATGAAACAGAACTGAAGTCTGAAACTGAAATCTCTGTTGTTACCAATTCTCAAATGGAAATTGCAGCAATCAATACGCTTTTGGTGAATAATGGTGCTCAGATCTATCAGATTTCTGCAGCAGGAGGTCTTGAAGAATGGTTTATGGAAATTACAAAACAAAACTAAAGGATGAAAAAAGAATTAAAATATATTAAAACTGCTTTTGCAGCAGAATGGCTTAAAACAAAGAACCTTGGATTGCTCATTTTAGCGCTTTTCTTCGCATTGGTACTTCCTGTTTTAAGCATTGTTGTACAGATTTTTAATGAGAGCTCAAGAAAATATGATGGTGTACTTACCTCTGTAACTAAAGATTCTTTAATCGATGGAGTAGGTTCTTTCGGAACATTTTTCATGCTTCTTTTCATAATTATTGCCGCCACAAGAATTGCACAGACCGATCATAAAAACAACGGCTGGACTTTCCTTGAAACGCAGCCTTTAAGCAAATTCAGTATTTACTCGGGAAAATTTTTGGTTTTAGTGGCACTTACCACGATTTCTTTGGTTACGTTTTTTGTTGCTACGATGATTTCAGGTTTCCTGGCTCAGGTTTTATTTCCTCAGGAGAGTTTAACGTATGCTGTAGATTTTTATTGGGTTTCGCAGACTTTTGTAAGAATGTTTGTTTTGAGTTTAGGCATTATTTCTCTTCAGATGATGTTGTCTATTATAATTCCCGGGTTTATATGGCCATTTGTTATTGGTTTTGTAGGCTTTGTTATTAATATTGTAGGTAAAATAAGACAGGAAACTTATGATTATTCTCCTTACAACAATATCGATACAGCACTTTTTTATAAAGATTCTTATAAGTTGAATCACTTTTTTAATTATACAGAATACTTAAGTCTTTTCTGGGCAATTGTATTTTTTGTGATAGGTTATATTTGGTACAGCAGAAGAGGATTTAAAAATGCTTTTCTGAGAAACGGAGGAACAATTGCTAAAACTTTAGTCGGAATAATAGTTTTTGTAGGAATATATTTCTTTATTACTAAACCAGATTATCCACAAAAAGATAATGCAGTTACTTCAATTCAGGGAAATATTTATTCGCCTAATGAAGTGAAAACTGTAAAAATTGTTTCTGAGGAATTAAAAGAACCTTTAGCCGATATTCCTGTGAAAGATGGTAAATTTTCTTGGGAATCTAAAAATAATTTAGATCTGGCTACATATATTTTAATTGTTGATAAAAAACAGTATCCTTTTGTCTTGTCTAAAGGCGATAAAATAAGTTTTGATATTAAATCTGATCCTAAACATTTTGAAGTTACATTAAAAGGAACCCGAAAAGCAGAAGACCAATATGTGATTGCAAAATCAGGCAGATTTTCTATGTTTTACTCATTTATTATTGCAGATAAGCAGTTGACCAATGATCCTGAAGAGTTTTATAAAGCGGCAAATGAAGAATGGGAAGAAGGAAAAAAATATCTTGGAAATTATCGCACAAAAGAGAATATTTATTTTGCAGACGATTTCAGACAGTTTCAGCAACAGAAAAATGCGGTTGCTCTTTTGAATGCCATTTATGATTATCAGAAAATGACCTCATTTACAAATAAGAAATTTGCGCCGCCTCAAGATTTAATGAAAGAGCTTCAGGATATTGTGAAAAAGCCGACTTCAATGCTTTTATCAAACGTAGATTACAAGAACTGGAAATTAAAAGAGTTTTTACCAAAAGATGGAACAAAAAATCCTGACAGTATCGTTTTTGTAAAGCTTTCGCAAATGCCTAAAAGCTTAGAAAAAGATCAGTTGCTTTCTTTTCAGATGTTGAAAGTAATGAATTTGATTAAAGATGAAAATCAGCGTAACGAACTGTTCAAAAAGAAGTTTTCAGAATTTCAAAATTCTAAATATCAAATGTTTGTGGGCTCTCAGTTGCAGGTGATCAACAATCAGCAAAAAGGAAAACCTTTTCCTGCCATTGCATTTGAAGACGAATCTGGTAAGAAAATGAGTTTGGCTAAATTTAAAGGCAAATATGTTGTAATTGATCTTTGGGCTACTTGGTGTGCTCCTTGTAGAGAGACAACTCCTGTTTTTGAATATCAAGCCAATAAATATTCATATAATGATAAACTGGTATTTCTTTCCGCAAGCATTGATGCAGATAAAAATAAATGGAAACTTGATTTGAAAAATAAGAAATCTGCAGTCATTCAATGGTGGGTTTCTGAT
Coding sequences within it:
- a CDS encoding redoxin family protein; its protein translation is MKKELKYIKTAFAAEWLKTKNLGLLILALFFALVLPVLSIVVQIFNESSRKYDGVLTSVTKDSLIDGVGSFGTFFMLLFIIIAATRIAQTDHKNNGWTFLETQPLSKFSIYSGKFLVLVALTTISLVTFFVATMISGFLAQVLFPQESLTYAVDFYWVSQTFVRMFVLSLGIISLQMMLSIIIPGFIWPFVIGFVGFVINIVGKIRQETYDYSPYNNIDTALFYKDSYKLNHFFNYTEYLSLFWAIVFFVIGYIWYSRRGFKNAFLRNGGTIAKTLVGIIVFVGIYFFITKPDYPQKDNAVTSIQGNIYSPNEVKTVKIVSEELKEPLADIPVKDGKFSWESKNNLDLATYILIVDKKQYPFVLSKGDKISFDIKSDPKHFEVTLKGTRKAEDQYVIAKSGRFSMFYSFIIADKQLTNDPEEFYKAANEEWEEGKKYLGNYRTKENIYFADDFRQFQQQKNAVALLNAIYDYQKMTSFTNKKFAPPQDLMKELQDIVKKPTSMLLSNVDYKNWKLKEFLPKDGTKNPDSIVFVKLSQMPKSLEKDQLLSFQMLKVMNLIKDENQRNELFKKKFSEFQNSKYQMFVGSQLQVINNQQKGKPFPAIAFEDESGKKMSLAKFKGKYVVIDLWATWCAPCRETTPVFEYQANKYSYNDKLVFLSASIDADKNKWKLDLKNKKSAVIQWWVSDPNVLNNLGVEGIPRFIMIDPEGKIYNANLPRPDETNFINIIDKISENDNFTVSF
- the pafA gene encoding alkaline phosphatase PafA, which translates into the protein MFRKISIAAAALLSVITINAQKNKNNQVDRPKLVVGLVIDQMRWDYLYRYYSKYGNDGFKRLLNKGYSLNNVHIPYVPTVTALGHTSIYTGSVPAIHGIAGNDWTDKETGKNVYCTTDENVQPVGTTNVKVGSHSPKNLWSTTVTDELRLATNFQGKVVGVSLKDRASILPAGHTPNGAYWFDDSTGDFITSTYYMNDLPQWVKSFNSQNLPDQLVANGWNTLLPINQYTESSPDNSPWEGLLGSSKTPVFPYSNLAEDYKTKKDNIRYTPFGNTLTLKLAEASVEGENLGADEVTDILAINLASTDYAGHKFGPNSIEVEDVYLRLDQDLAQFFKYLDGKVGKNQYTVFVSADHGGAHSVGFLKEHKINTGFFGEGMEKSLNEKLKAKFGVDKLINGVDNYQIYFDRKLMADNKLELEDIKEFAIKELEKDPTVLYAVSTTEVQEATIPEPIKQRIINGINRQRSGDIQLISHDSMLPPYSKTGTTHSVWNSYDAHIPLIFMGWGIKHGESNKQYHMTDIAPTVSALLHIQFPSGNVGNPITEVLGK
- a CDS encoding ABC transporter ATP-binding protein; this encodes MENIIEINNLNFGFDSQKLILKNVNLKVPKGSIYGFLGANGAGKSTTMRLIMGLFNDKTNSVKVFNQNVSEIYPEALQNIGALIDYPAFYDHLSGYDNLKIVCIIKNLNTQTIDEVLETVGLSHARNIKMKKYSLGMKQRLAIALALISNPELLVLDEPVNGLDPNGMLEVRELLIKLNREKGVTVFISSHLLLEIDKMVTHLGIISNGEIKFEGSKEQLNDLYKFQKTKFHLNDAEKFNDVLKSQYETELKSETEISVVTNSQMEIAAINTLLVNNGAQIYQISAAGGLEEWFMEITKQN
- a CDS encoding S41 family peptidase; amino-acid sequence: MKKTSVLLIFFLFHQYIFAQKDQYYDFIKTWNFIKYYHPDLATGKIDADSLFLMNVKNISSQDDFNSIVEKLTGKLNKKFIASAPAETSQDVFTKNQNFNWFQKNRKISSENKEVLNSIYNHRYNFENLPKGKLVSDEKKYAFPKTENLSVEYRLLALAKIQGVVDYLFPHKYIMDKGFEEYFKNSLNENSKVTSRKDFEIILAKLVSKMKDSHAFKFYRELNYRNDFLFNASYYSPFDYKIVDNYLLVTDIIFPEICTKANIKKGDHITEINGKKVSQIIDEKSRLLSVSNREKLIFELSSYQNNLIWPDNSPQKSLKVKSGNKTFTTNIELVNTLDKTQVNVLSNYINNKNQKWATRELINKDIAYFNINNTLQFINDVDDEKIDKKMENIILDASKKKAMVFDMRGYPDWGGFIFHYVYKYFSPSENYFYKYYAPNLKNIGTFVYLKDSYHYFPEINDMKTMSYPGKVFIIVNPESRSASEWYTMSLQKIFPQSITIGQQTAGADGDIVKVNLPGSYLLEFTGNGIFYPDNSQTQQTGVRIDEMIKYKDQDFLNKKDLEFERVLNALK